ATTGTATATTGGGTTAAGGCAACATTGAGAAAACAAAGTCACAAACTCTGACACAcaagtaaacataaaattacccatGTAAGAGGCACATCAAGGAATAGGAATGGATGCTCTGTTTGTGGGCCTTACGAACTCTGTCCTTCCTATGTGTCATTTTCTGCTCTTCATCTCACTGGCCTCTCAAATCCCTTCCATTACCAAGCTCACTGCCCAACAGGGTACAAAACCTTCTATTCTCTAAGTTTATTGTGCTTGTCCTTTTCTTACTTCCTATGAATAGCAATTACCTATTCTTCCTTTGTCAACTCAAATAATCCTGTTTCAGAGAAATCCTTCCTACTCATAGGTACCAGTTGACAGTTCATTGAACGTTGCAGACTAAATGAAATGtccacaatgattttttttctctatttaattAATTTCCATTCTTTATGCATGAAtaatactattttttcttttatggaaaatgtaaacatttattttcaaatcttaagtttgacttttaattttctttggtatAATTTGCCCTATAGAAGTTTTTAATATTCTAATCTACCCATCATGTATTTTGTAATTAACTCCACTGATTTTAATTTAACACATCCTTATTCAAGAGCATGTATACATGAGCACACACATGCCTTGTATTTGATTTTAATGGTTGTGTGCTTTTATTTCCTTCTCCTATGTACAGAGTTCACTTGGCCTTTCCTCTTCTTGGAAGAATCCATTTGGCAGGTGGTTTCTGCAATAGGGAGCCATAGGAATCTTCACTAATTGGAAGAGCTGTGTGGAGATCAGAAGAGGTAACAGAACTGTTTTGTTTATAGTTATCACAATTCCATCCTTGCTTTATGGCTGCCCTAATATAAAGGAGCTATTGATAAATGATAGACATGCAAGACAGATTTattgtgatattaaaaaaaaaaaacagaaacaattacCAAGTGCCTACTCTATATCACAGACACAACGCTAGAAAAATGacatgcatcatctcatttaattaacTCATCAGTCTCATTATGTAGGAAATATTGAATGCTCTTATTGGAGAAGGAGGTACCTGCAGCTCAAAGAGATCAAGTAATTTTCTCATGGCCACATAGGCAGAAGTTGGTAGAGCCAAAATTCTACTCCAGGCAGTGTGAGTCAAACACTCATTTTTGAAATCATAGCTTTATACTGTAGCTCAGAAAGGGAACAGTTTATATTggcagccctggtagcatagtggttaagcactcaggtatgaaccaaaaggtaagtggtttgaatccaccagcaactctataggaaaaaaatgtggcagtcttcttccttaAGGATAACAGCCCTGGAAACAtggtggggcaattctactttgtcctatagagttgccttttgttagaatcaactcaatggcaatgggtttgaatttttaaaaaattttttggttattattaaaACAGATCCTCCTGTTCACAAAGGCATTTCTAAACCTTGCAAAGAAGGTAATAATAGtaaccagatttttaaaaaagaaaaaaataaagcaccaTGAGTTAACTGTTATGTCAATAGGATGTGACAGGTCACATTTAAGACAGGAATTTTCAACTCAGATGACTTTTAATCACTAATACAGAGTTACCAGAATGGAGGAGGCATGGGGATTATCAGGCAAAAGACCATAATTGGGGGTTCACATAACATGTTTCCACTTAGCTTGGGAggataatattaaaaaagaaattggttTATGTGTATAAATTCAAATAGGATCGTTAGAACCAGTgaatagaagctaaaaagagagagatttctgCTAAATTAAAGTGTCtgaataattatatatatttaaaatggaaaaggGCTTCCTGTAACTGAGAGTCACAGTCATTGGACGTACTCAATAGCAAAATGCAGGTGGTATTGTAAAGGCGATGACTAGCTGAGGTACCAGTTGACAGTTTGCTGAATGTTGCTTTTACCTTCTCCAGCCAACAAAATAGCTACATGGaagcagaaaaccaaacaaaattttcaaaattcctCCTGCTGGGCCTCTCAGAGGATCCTGAACTTCAGCCCCTCTTCTTTGGACTCTTCCTGTCCATGTACGTGGTCGCTGTGCTTGGGAACCTGTCCATCATACTGGCCGTCACCTCTGACTCCcatctccacacacccatgtatttcttcctcttcAACCTTTCCTTTGTTGACATCTGTTTCATCACTACCACGGtcccaaagatgctggtgaacatcCAGACACAGAACAAAGACATCTCGTACATAGGATGCCTCACTCAGGTGTATTTCTTCATGATTTTTGCTGCACTGGACAATTTTCTCCTGACcatgatggcctatgaccggttTGTGGCCATTTGTCATCCCCTgcactacacagtcatcatgaaccccCGGCTCTGTGTCTTGTTGGTTCTAGTGTCTTGGGTCATCATTTTTTGGGTCTCCCTGCTTCATATTGTCTTGATCACAAGGCTGAATTTCTGTATAGACACTGAAATACcacatttcttctgtgaactgACTCAGATTATCAAAGTGGCCTGTTCTGATACCCACATCAATTATGTCTTCTTGTATGTGTTGACTGCCCTGATGGGTGTGTTTCCCCTCTCAGGGATCCTCTTTTCTTACTCTCAGATTGTCTCCTCCTTAATGAGGATGTCCTCTGCCGGGCGCAAGTATAAGGCATTTtccacctgtgggtctcacctctccGTGGTCTCTTTGTTCTATGGAACTGGTCTTTGGGTCTGCCTCAGTTCTGCTGTGACCCATTCTTCCCAGACAAGCTCTATTGCCTCAGTATTCTACACTGTGGTCAcgcccatgctgaaccccttcataTACAGCCTAAGGAATAAGGATGTGAAGGGAGCCCTGGGAAGGCTCCTTTGTAGAGCAGGCTCTTGTCCACGATGATGGTTACTGGCCTCAAGGCTAAATGGgcctcatggtccccaaaaccaaaTATCATGAATTTAAATGTCCTGattccttttcttcctcaaaagacatgcatcatttcttccaatcCCAAAGCAACTATAGTTGGCCTTCTACTTGTTATTGTACCACATttccttagtaattttttttccctcttctttctttcctatacGCTGTCTTTAAATTCTTTCTTTGGTCAGCTTTCTTTGAGCCATACCTGAAAAATCCAACCTTAGATTTGCCTCATTAATCTTGGCAAGTGCAGACGTGATTTTCCTAAAGCTTAATCTCTCAAACATTGATGCTTTTCACCTTAATTTggttatgtgtgtgtttttccctgaacaaaataaaattaaaatcatacaaCAGTCATAACCAACTGCTTGCCACATCTGGACTGTTTATTGCTTTAcatgtatgatttta
This DNA window, taken from Elephas maximus indicus isolate mEleMax1 chromosome 3, mEleMax1 primary haplotype, whole genome shotgun sequence, encodes the following:
- the LOC126074027 gene encoding olfactory receptor 7D4-like, which codes for MEAENQTKFSKFLLLGLSEDPELQPLFFGLFLSMYVVAVLGNLSIILAVTSDSHLHTPMYFFLFNLSFVDICFITTTVPKMLVNIQTQNKDISYIGCLTQVYFFMIFAALDNFLLTMMAYDRFVAICHPLHYTVIMNPRLCVLLVLVSWVIIFWVSLLHIVLITRLNFCIDTEIPHFFCELTQIIKVACSDTHINYVFLYVLTALMGVFPLSGILFSYSQIVSSLMRMSSAGRKYKAFSTCGSHLSVVSLFYGTGLWVCLSSAVTHSSQTSSIASVFYTVVTPMLNPFIYSLRNKDVKGALGRLLCRAGSCPR